TGCCAGCAGCGCCCATGTTGACGATGTCCACGGAACCGTCGGCCTTCTTCACCAGCCAGGTCCAGCCGGAACCGAAGTTGCCCGCAGCGGAAGCCACGAAAGCCTTCTTGAACTCGGCGTAGGAGCCCCACTTCTTGTTGATGGCATCGGCCAGCGCGCCTGTAGGTTCTGCACCGCCGTTGGGAGTCATGCAGTTCCAGAAGAAGGTGTGGTTCCAGATCTGGGCAGCGTTGTTGTAAATGCCACCGGAAGACTTCTTGACGACCTCTTCCAGATCCATGTTTTCGAACTCGGTACCCTTTTGCAGGTTGTTCAGGTTCACCACATAGGCGTTATGGTGCTTGCCGTGATGGAATTCCAGCGTTTCCTGGCTGTAGCCGAACGGAGCCAGTGCATCAATAGCGTATGGCAGGGGGGGCAGGGTGCGTTCCATGATGGTTTTCCTCGTGGTTGAAATTTTTGGGAGCCGTCCAGTGCCATGGCGCCTGAGCGGTGACCGTTGTGCCGGCCAGGGCGGCAAGCACATTGCTGTACTGCAGACGTCAAGTATTGCACTAACCGAACCATTGTAGAAAGAACTGAGAGGCTGCGCGCCATTCATCAGGACTATTGCTCACGCGGGAAAAAGCATGCGCTAACGGCTTACAGCGCATGAACGCTGGACCCTGCTGCATTGCCTGCGCCGATTGCAAAAGAGTTCTGATGAAGAACCCGGTGAGCGTGGAGGTGTTTTGTGACCCGCCTGTGGCTGGCGAGCCTCAAAGCAGACGCGGCTGAGTGACCACCACATCCACCGCTCCGTCCGACAACTGGGCCTTCAGCGCCGCTCCCGGCACGGCCTGTCCAACCTGAGTCACAGGCCTGCCCTGCTCATCCGTCAGCAAGGCATAGCCGCGCTGCAGCACCAGGCGAGGGTCCAGCAACTGCATGCGCAGGTCGATACGATCGAGCTTGTGCCTTTGCTGCTCCAGGCTGCGTCGGAGAATATTGGGAAAATTAGCCTGAAACGCTTTCTGGTTCTGCGATAGATGCTGTAATTTAAGTAGCATCGCATGGCGCAGACGCTGCGCTTGCCGGCTGAGCTGCAACTGGTTGCGTGTCAGCTGCTCACTGGGCCGGCCCAGGCGCTGGGCCGCCATATCCAGGCGCTGGGCCTGGCGATCCATCACCCGCTGCACGGCGTTGTCCAGACGGTCCCCCATCAGGCCCAACGCGCCCAACCAGACCTCGCGCGGCTGGGTCACCAGCTCGGCCGCTGCCGTGGGCGTGGGCGCGCGCAGATCGGCGCAGAAATCGGCAATCGTGAAATCAGTCTCATGGCCCACGCCACTGATCAGTGGCACCGGGCTTTGCACAATGGTGCGCGCCAGCTGTTCGTCGTTGAAGGCCCAGAGGTCTTCCAGCGAGCCGCCACCGCGCACCAGCAAGATGGTGTCAATCACCGGCTGCCGTGCGGAGTCAGCAGGCAAATTGCCGCTTGAGCCTTGACCGTCTTGTGCCAGCCGATACAGTTTTGACAATGCCTGCACCAGTGACTGCGGCGCCTGTGCGCCTTGTACCAGAGCAGGCACGATCACCACCGGAATATGCGGCACCCGACGGCGCAGCGCCGTCACCACGTCGTGCAAGGCGGCTGCGCCCAGGGACGTGACCAAGCCGATGCCGCGCGGCAAGGGGGGCAGCGGCCTCTTGCGCGCAGCGTCGAACAGCCCCTCTGACTCCAGTTGGGCCTTGAGGCGCAAAAACTGCTCGAACAGAGCCCCCTGCCCGGCTCGCTGCATGGTATCCACCACCAGTTGCAAATCACCGCGCTGCTCGTAGACGCCTAGACGCCCTCTGACTTCGACCAGCTCGCCATCACGTGGCGAGAAACCGACCTGCTCGGCCGCACGGCGGAACATGGCGCAGCGAATCTGCCCGCTCGCATCCTTGAGATTGAAATAACAATGCCCGCTGGCGGCGCGCGAAAAGCCACTGAGTTCGCCACGCACCGCGACTGGATTGAAGCGCGCCTGCAAGGCATCACCGATGGCGTGGCATAGCGCGCCAACTTCCCATACATGCTGCGTGGCTGTTGGGTTTGATCGTTCAAACATTGAATTCATGCGGTGTCAGCGAGGTCATACGCGGGCCGGATTCTCCACAGATGTCGGCGTCCAGCCTTGTCGGCGACAAATCCGGAACGACTCTAAAAATCACCTTAAGAACAAAACCCATCTCATTGATTTAAAACAATTTATTGCCATTCACACAGCTGTCAAACTCGTAACAAGCCTTCACTGCAACGCCGACAGACTGCCGACACGGCGACTAGATCACAAAGTTATCCACAGATTTCTGTGCTATACGCGAAAACATTCGCAAAGAAACGCAAGTTCTGCGTGCCCTGCTGCCTGAACAAGCTCCATCGCTCAAGCCTCGCTTGGCGATCTTGCTGCACTGACTCAAGTCAACATATCAGGCCCGCAAAAACGGCTCGCAACAGCACGACAGTGGGTGATAATCATCGGCTGCAATTTCAGAACGACGAGGGAGAGCAACGTTGCTGTCGATCATACAAGCCGCAGGATGGCCTATCTGGCCTTTGATTGCCTGCTCGATTCTGGCTCTGGCCCTGATTTTTGAGCGCTTTGCCTCGCTGAAAGCCAGCAAGGTTGCGCCAGCCAATTTGCTCAACGAAGCGATTTCGGTCTCCAACAAAAACCTGCCCAGTGCAGAAACCACCCAGCAACTGGCGCAAAGCTCGGTACTGGGTGAGGTGCTGGCCACCGGCCTGCGCACCCGCCAGGCACACCCCGAAAGCAGCGAGGAAGAGCTGCGCTCGGCCATGGAAGGCGCAGGACGCGCCGCCGCCCACAAGCTGGAAAGGTATTTGAGCGCCCTGGCTACCATCGCCTCGGCGGCGCCGCTGCTGGGCCTGCTGGGCACGGTGATCGGCATGATCGAGATTTTCGGCTCCCAGCCCGGTGCCAGCTCCGGCGCTGGCAACCCCGCCCAGCTCGCTCATGGCATCTCGATCGCGCTCTACAACACGGCATTCGGTCTGATGGTGGCCATTCCCTCGCTGATCTTCTGGCGCTATTTCCGCGCGCGGGTGGATGGCTATCTGCTGGGCATGGAACTGGCATCCGAGCAGTTCGTGCGCCATCTGGGCCGCCTCAAGCCTGCCAAGTAAGAAGCGGAACGCATCCACCATGAACTTCCGTCCTCGTCACCGCGATGAGCCCGAGATCAATCTGATCGCCTTCATCGACGTGCTGCTGGTGGTGCTGATCTTTTTGATGCTTTCCACCACTTACAGCAAGTTCACCGAGCTGCAACTGACCCTGCCCGTGGCAGATGCCGATCAGCAACGCGACCGGCCCAAGGAAATCATTGTCGGCGTCTCTGCCGACGGGCGCTACTCCGTCAACAAGCAAGGCGTGGATGACCGTAGCGTCTCCTCCGTCGCCGCCGCTCTTTCCGGCGCGGCAACGGCAGGCCGTGACAGCGTGGTCATCATCAGCGCCGATGCCAACTCCCCGCACCAGTCGGTCGTGACCGTCATGGAGGCGGCCCGCCACGCCGGAATGTCGCAGATCACGTTTGCGACCCAGTCATCGGCCAGCGCAGGCAAGGCCAACTAGCCCCCGCCTCCATCCCCTTATGGGTGAAATACAAAAAAACGGGCCATCTGGCCCGTTTTTCTTTACCCTCGCGTCCTGACTCAGGCCTGCAGGCCCAGCGCCGTCAGATCGAGCTTGCCGCCAGACAGCGGCGGGCACCAGAAATAGCAGCCCGTCAGCGGCCTGGAGAAACGAAACAGCCCGTCGCTGATACCGTCATCCATGCCCAGCATGCGGCGCATCTGGGCCTCGAACGCGTCAAAGCTGCAACCAAAGGCAGAGAACATCAATCCGCTGCGATCGCTGCCCTGCGGACTGACGCTCCACCAGGGCATGGAGCGGCGCACCACAAAGGCTTCAGGTTCAAAGCTCTCCTGCGCCGTGCGCTTGACATGGGCCGACTCCGGAGCATCGTCCAGCTCCTCGTTGTCGCTGCGGCGGCGACCCACGGCATGGTCCTGCTGAGTGGTGCTCATGCTTTCAAAGGCCGAATAGTCGTGTTCCCACTGCTGCAAAGCCCAGTAGCTGCAGCCATCCAGCCCAGCCCCCTGCTCTGCAGCAATGCCGGCAGCCACGGCTTCATCCTCCTCGGGGTTCTCGGTGCCGTCTTCATAGCCAGTCAGATCTCGGCCGTGGCCGTTATCCGAGCGCTGGTGCACAAAGGCATCCACCACATGATCAAGCTTGAAGGCCGGCGCCAACAAGGTCGCCAGCCTGGCCGTCAAAGTGATCAGTTCACCGCGCTGGTCGCCACGCAGCCACAGACACAGCGCATAAGGTGTGCTGGGCACTGCGAACTCAGGGCCCTTGAGCGGGGGAAACTCGCGCATCAGCGGCAGCTTCCTGTCCAGTTGCTGCAGCACCTGCAGGCCCAGACCCACCACTACCTGCTGACCGTCAACATTTGCCTGCAATTTCCTCAGGCTGTCCTGCAAATCCGTACTTGCACCGGCCAGGGTGAAAAAAACATAGCGTCCCTGCTCAGGAAGAGACGCCAGAATACCTGCTTGTGCTTTTGTCATGGGGTTGCCGATTCATTGGATGGAAAACACATCAAAGTTTAGTAGCGAATCAGCCGTCCCCAGCCAAGCCTTGAGCGGGTAGCAGAATGAGAAAAATGGGGCTCGAACGCAAAAAAGTCGCGACTTTGCCCAAACCACCATTTTTCCGCTGCTAGAATTCATCCCATCGACGACAGGCGCGTAGCTCAGCTGGTTAGAGCACCACCTTGACATGGTGGGGGTCGTTGGTTCGAGTCCAATCGCGCCTACCAAATATCGCAAGCAAAACCAGAGCTTGCAAACAAGACAGCCCGCTTCACAGCGGGCTTTTTTGTTTTTGCGTTTCGCAACAGGCACGTCAAAACGCGATGCATGGATGGCACGCAAGAACTTGCTCATCCCGCCCTGCAACTTCAGTCCGGCTATGACTATATCGGTGCCGGTCGAACCAAAGAAACAGTACCCGCAATGACGGGAACTGGGAGCATCTGACACTGAAGACTTCATCGAGGTCTCAAGCACCGGTAGACCAGTGACTCCTGAGGCCCGTCTTTGTCGTTTCCCTCGGGCCCCAACCAACCCTGCTTCGTGAAGCATGATCTCCTGGAAAACAGTCAATCGCCGGACTGACGGCTGCCGCGAGGCAGCACATCGGTTACCAGAAATACTGCACAGCGAGGAAGTCACCTGCCCGCAGGCGGGCGGCATTGGTGAGCCCGTGAAATCTTGCAGACTCTGGATATTCCTCAATGCTTTCAGAGTTCATTGCATATGCGCTTCATTTTTTGCTCTGACACACATCAACCCCAGCCCATGTAGTCCATCACACTCTTTGACCTCAACGATCTTCTGCGGCCCGTCACCAGCGAGGACCCTCGTGGAACAGACATGCTGCTGAGCACGGAGTTCGACGAAATACAGAGTGCGCTCCAACAGGAAGATCCGTCACTCGATCAAGGCGAATGGATCACGGCCCGCAAGGAAGCTGACCTGCCATTTGTCACGCGGCGCTGCATCCAGTTGCTTCAGGAGCAAACCAAAGACCTTCGACTCGCGATATGGCTCACTGACGCCGTGGCCAGCCAGCACGGCCTACCGGGTCTGACGCAAGGCTATGCCTTGCTCGACGCCTTGGCCGCTCGCTATGGGGACAGCCTTCACCCGCAGCCGGAAGATTGGCGATATGGGGGCTCGTATTGGCAATATCAGCTGGTTTCTCAAACGCTCCGTAGAGCAGCTGGGAAATGCACCTCTGCTGCAGTCTGGCAGCATTCGCATCAATATGCTGGCCTGGCAAGCCGCAGTGGCGCTGGATCAAGCAGTACGGCGCCATCCTTGCGAAGCGCATGAAATTGTGAAGGGCAGGACAACTCTTGAAGAGCTGGAGAGACAGCGATCCTCGGTTCCCGACAGCAGTCTGAAAGTGCTGGCCGCGCAGCTGGCTCAATTCTGTGCAGCGTCGAAGTCCTTGGAGGATACGCTGAATGACAGACTGGGCGATGATGCCCCCAGCTTTGCAGCCATATGGGCGGCATTGGAAGATCTTCAGCATCTGGCTCGGCGTTGGGGCGCCAATGATGAACCCGTTCAGCTGCCCACAGCTGATGAGGCAGCTGCCGATTCCGCACCTTTCGAGAATGCCGCTCGGATGCCTGCGCCAACCGGATCGGAGCACGGGCCTCACTCCGACACGCTTGTCCGCACTCGTGCAGATGCGATTGCACTTCTCGAGCAGGTCGCCGCCTCTCTTGAACACACCGAGCCATCCAGCCCGGCCGCCTATATGGCCCAGAGGGCCGCATGCTGGGCCCGATGGCCACTGCTTGAGTGGCTCAAGCATGTCATCAAAAACGATGATGAGCTGGCTCAACTCTCGAAGAGATGCTTGGCGTGAGCAGCCACGCACGAGTGAACAACAATGGCTAACGCGGTCCGGGCCCACCAAAAAGCAGCACAGCCGTGCCTCTGCATATTCCGGCTGAATCTACCGCCTGCTCCGGTTGTGGCTGAGCCGTCGGCCCACAGCGGATCTTGCGGCTTGCCAAGGAGATGCGTGCGGCGCTGCGCCGGTAGTGAAACCGGCCCAGGTATGGGCAAGCATCTTCATGACTGAACGCAGACACTGCGAGCGCCGCTTCGTTGCACGCTCGCTGCCCAGACCATGAACGCAACCATACTCACGCAGGCGCCCAATATGCAGACGCCAATCCAGCCGCCCCGCGCATAGACCGCGGTGGAAGCCAGTGCACCGGCGCCGCTGCCCATCGCGTAGAACAGCATGTAGCAAGCGACCAACCGGCTATGCGCCTGTGTCGAACTTTGAAAAATCATGGCCTGGTTGGTGACATGCAGTGCCTGGCAGCCCAGGTCGAGCAGCAGGATGCCGACAGCCAGCCACCACAGCGATACGTCCAGAAAACTCAGCGGTATCCACGCAAGCAGTAACAACACCAGGGCCGCCGCGCTGACTCTGTGGCTCCAGCCCCGGTCGGCCCATCGGCCGGCTCGGCCTGCAATGAAGGCCCCTGCTGCGCCGATCAGCCCGAATGCGCCAATCGCCGAATGCGGCAGCGACAACGGTGGAGCACTCAGTGGCAGAGCCAGCGCGCTCCAGAAGATGCTGAACACGGCGAACATCAGCAGCGCCAGCAAGCCTCGAACCTGAAGCACCCGGTTCGTCCGCAACTGTGCGAGCATCGAGCCGACGAGTTCGAAATACGAAAGACGCTGAACAGGCGCTATCTGAGGCGGCAAGTTTCGCCAGATCAGCGCGGCCAGCATGCACATGAGCACCGCCGAGCCGGCATACACGCCGCGCCAACTGCTCAGATCCGCAATCACTCCGGACCAGACTCTGGCGAGCAACAGCCCCACGACCACACCCGCCTGAGCGGCCCCCACCACCCGTCCTCGCTCCCAAGGCGCTGCAACGCTTGCCGCGTAGGCAATCATCCCCTGTGTCATCGCAGTGCCAAGCAGTCCCACGAACAGCATGCCCGTCATCAGGCCGACGGCGTTCTGGACCATCGCCAGCCAGACAAGAGCAAGAACGAGGCTTACCAGCTGCCATCGGGCGAGCCGGCGACGATCAAGCTGGTCCCCCAGAGGCACCAGGAATAGCAAGGCAAGCACTGAGCCAGCCTGCGTGGCAGTAACCACACCACCAATCGCGCCGAGCGAGACACCAAAGTCCGCCGCCAATCGGTCGAGCAACGGCTGCGCAAAGTAAACGTTGGCGACACTTGCACCGCTGGTACAGGAAAAAAGAGCCACGAGCTTTCGGGGCATGGCCGCTGCAGCATGGGAAGAATTCTGAGACATTGCCAAATCTGGTTTCAATATAAAACCAGATTGAGCATAGTGAAGTAAGTTTTAAAATGCAACCAGAAAAGACGGAAAACTTGATGGAGCTGGTCTGATGGCAGAACGCAAACGCATGGATACCGCGACTTGCCCGGTGGCGCGGGCACTTGATGTCATTGGTGACCGCTGGTCACTGCTGATCGTGCGAGACGCCTTTGACGGCATCAGCCGGTTTAGCGACTTCCAGAAAAATCTGGGTGTGGCGCGCAATATCCTGGCCGGCAGACTCAAGGCATTGGTGGAAGCAGGCATCCTGGAGGCACAACCCGCAGCCGACGGTACGGCTTATCAGCAGTACATGCTCACGGCGAAAGGGCAGACCCTGTTTCCTATCGTCGTCGGGCTGCGCCAGTGGGGTGAGGACAACCTTTTTCACCACAATGAACATCATTCGAGGCTTGTGGAGACAGCCAGCGGTCAACCCATTGCCCGCCTGCAAGTGCAAAGTGCTGACGGACGAAGCCTGGCGTTCAAGGATGTGGTTGTGATTGAGAAATCGAAATAGCTTGCCGGGAGGCGAACTTTTCTCGTCGCTCCCTCATCGCCGCAGTGGCTCCACCTCGTGGTTTGAAGGCCGGCTGAAGAGGATGGGAAGATCGGAGCTTGCAAGCCCGTCCTCCATGTTCGCGTTGGTGTCTGCGTGGAGCTAGCGGAGCTGGCGGACCTGGCAGCAAGCCAGCGCAGGCTCTGCTGCACGCAAGCCTGGCGGCATGTTGCGAATCGTGAGCCGGAATCAGGGCACAGTCGGCAGCGCGTTCATGGAACGCAGAACCTTGCGGGCAATGCTCTGGCGTTTGGCAAGGTCGCCGAGCCTGTTCGGAGTATCCATGTTCAACGCGAAGAAGACGGGGCCGCCGGGCCACTCGACCCAGCCCACCCACCATCCGATTTGGCCGGTCCAGCCCGTTTTTGCACGCAGTATCCAGTCAGGGCCGGCTTCATTGACCATCACATCCTTCACAAGTCGTTGGTGTTCGAGCTGGAAAGGCAGTTGATTGAGGTACAGCCGCTGCAGGAAAGCAATCTGCTCGAAGGATGAGATGGCAAGTTCTCCCTCAACCCAGAACGGCTTGTCGCCCGTGGCGATGGCATTGCCATACCCTATCTTTCGCAGGTACCCGGTCTCGCGCACATCGCCGAGTTCCTTGGCAAAGCGCTCATACACCCAGACGGTGGAATTCCTCATCGCCGAGCGCAGGTTCTGGTCCATGTTCCATGCGGGCGTGGGACGCTTCATGCCATCCCAGGGGATGACCTGAAATTCGTCACGCAGCAGCCCCGCATCAAGCGCGAACAGGCTGTGCGGGATCTTGAAAGTAGAGGCCGGCGAGTAACGGCGATGGGCGCGCGAGACGTTGTAGACCAGAGTCGTTTCGGCTGGAGCTCGCGCATCAAGTACAACAATGCTGCCTTGAGCATCGGCTTCCGTGAAAAACCGGGACCATTCCGTCATTTCCTGAAATGGCTGACCCGCCACTGCTATTTGAGCAAACCCTGCAGCCAAGGCCGATAAGACCAAACTTCGTCGATTCATGCGAACAGTTTAAAGGTCAACGGAACCTACCCGAGGGGACCTGAGCGGCGATAGCACCGGCTAGGGCGAGGATGGACGTCTTCTGCGGTTCCTGTGCAGTGGTTGCTTTCGGCCATACACGAACATTTGCGGCCTTCCCTGCATGGCAGCGGCGGACACCCCGAAGATCAATGACGATGCCAAACAGCCAGTCGACGTTTAGCATCGCCGAGTGCTGCGCGCCCTGCCCTCAGAACCGATAGCGCGCTGTCACCAGTACATTGCGCGGATCGCCATAGACGCCCGTACCGTAAGAGCCCAGACCCGGCATATAGGTCTTGTCGAACAGATTGTTCACGTTGATCGACATTGACCAGTGCTTGTCCATCTCATAACGTGCCATCAGCCCCACCACGGCGTATGACGGCTGGGTAGCACGCCAGTATGGGGCGCTGGGTTGCTGGTAATAGGTTTCGGTTTGCCAGGTGACATTGCCACCCACGGTCCAGCGCGACCAGTCACCGCGCAGGCGGTAGGTGCTGCCCAGCTTGAGCAGATGGCGGGGCTGATTGGTATTCACCGCTGGCGTGACCACATCAGGCTGTGCCGGTGCCTTGGACGTGCGGTAGGTATACCCCCCGAACAGGTTCCAGCCCGGCGCGATACTGCCGGACAACTCGGCCTCCAGGCCCTGGCTGGTGATGCCATCGATGGCGGTGTAGATCTCTTCACCGCTGGCCCCGTTCATGCCCTGGTACTGCGCCGCATTCTTTTGCTTGATGTGGAACAGCGCAACGCTGGTGTTGAGCTTGCCATCCAGCAACTCGCCCTTCACGCCCACCTCTTTGCTCAGCCCCGTCAGCGGCGACAAAGGGTTGCCGCTTGCATCCTTGTAATAGGTCTGCGGGTTGAAAATATTGGTCACGCTGCCGTACACGGACCACTGCGGGTTCAGGTCATAGACCAGGCCTGCATAGGGCGTGATCTTGCGGTTCACCTGCAGGTCATTGCCCACAGAGCTCTTTCCCGTGGCCAGGACCGTGGTGGCGTCCAGCATGTCGTACCAGCTTGCGCGGGCACCCAGAATCACCGACAGGTCATCCGTGGGCCGCAGGCGGGTGGCCGCCGAAAGGCCTTTTTCCAGCACCACGATCTCGCGGTCCGAGCTGCGCGTGAACGTGGGCTGAGCAATGTTGCCGTCCCAGGCAAAGTAATTGGGGATGTTCGTCCAGACCGTATTCGACAACTGGGCTGCCCGGTGTTGACGCGAATAGCCCGCACCCAGCATCACATCATGGCTGCGGCCCAGCAGCTGAAACTTGCCGTTCAATGCAGCGTTGAAGGTGTTGACGTCGGTCTGCGTGGGAATGGTGCCCGCGATCATGCGGATACCCGCCCCCGTCACCCTGTTCACGGTGCCGTTATAGGCCGCACCGTAGACCACGTCACGCGACTGCGTGAGATGGCTGGCCGATGCATCCAGCACCCAGCCGCCACCAAAATCATGCTTAATACTGCCAAACAGGTTGCGACTGTCGTTGTCCCAGTAGGACCAGCGCGCAGCCGGATTGACCGAGCGGCTGAAGTCGGTGCGTGTGCCATCGCTGTAGAACAACGGCAAATGGCCGAAGGTCGAGCCATCGGCCTTGGACTGCATGTAGTCAAAGCCCAGGCTCAGCAGCGTGTTGGGCGTGAGATCTGCCTCGACGATGGCGTAGAAGTTGCGGGTGTCCCGGCTGTAGTAGTCCACATTGGACTCGGCATTCTGTCCAGCCACCACGACACGGCCGCGCACCGTCCCTGCCGCATTCAGCGGGCCGGAAACATCGGCGGTGGAGCGGTAACGGTTCCATGAACCTGCGCCCACCTCCACCGAGGCTGCAAGCTCCTTGGTGGGCTTTTTGCGCACCAGATTGACCACTGCCGATGGGTTGCCCGCCCCGGTCAACAGGCCGGTGGCGCCTTTGACAACCTCCACACGCTCGTAAATGGCGCTGTCGGCCAGCGAGGTCGTGTACTGGTTGGCCGAGTCCATGGTGTTGGGCACGCCATCGAACTGGAAGTTCTCGATGGTGAAGCCACGCGAATAAAAGGTGTAGCGCTCGCTATCGTTGCGGCCCACGGTGATGCCAGGGGT
This DNA window, taken from Comamonas testosteroni TK102, encodes the following:
- a CDS encoding superoxide dismutase, whose product is MERTLPPLPYAIDALAPFGYSQETLEFHHGKHHNAYVVNLNNLQKGTEFENMDLEEVVKKSSGGIYNNAAQIWNHTFFWNCMTPNGGAEPTGALADAINKKWGSYAEFKKAFVASAAGNFGSGWTWLVKKADGSVDIVNMGAAGTPLTTADKALLTVDVWEHAYYIDYRNLRPKFVETFLEKLVNWKFAEANFA
- the xseA gene encoding exodeoxyribonuclease VII large subunit — its product is MFERSNPTATQHVWEVGALCHAIGDALQARFNPVAVRGELSGFSRAASGHCYFNLKDASGQIRCAMFRRAAEQVGFSPRDGELVEVRGRLGVYEQRGDLQLVVDTMQRAGQGALFEQFLRLKAQLESEGLFDAARKRPLPPLPRGIGLVTSLGAAALHDVVTALRRRVPHIPVVIVPALVQGAQAPQSLVQALSKLYRLAQDGQGSSGNLPADSARQPVIDTILLVRGGGSLEDLWAFNDEQLARTIVQSPVPLISGVGHETDFTIADFCADLRAPTPTAAAELVTQPREVWLGALGLMGDRLDNAVQRVMDRQAQRLDMAAQRLGRPSEQLTRNQLQLSRQAQRLRHAMLLKLQHLSQNQKAFQANFPNILRRSLEQQRHKLDRIDLRMQLLDPRLVLQRGYALLTDEQGRPVTQVGQAVPGAALKAQLSDGAVDVVVTQPRLL
- a CDS encoding MotA/TolQ/ExbB proton channel family protein, whose amino-acid sequence is MLSIIQAAGWPIWPLIACSILALALIFERFASLKASKVAPANLLNEAISVSNKNLPSAETTQQLAQSSVLGEVLATGLRTRQAHPESSEEELRSAMEGAGRAAAHKLERYLSALATIASAAPLLGLLGTVIGMIEIFGSQPGASSGAGNPAQLAHGISIALYNTAFGLMVAIPSLIFWRYFRARVDGYLLGMELASEQFVRHLGRLKPAK
- a CDS encoding ExbD/TolR family protein, which encodes MNFRPRHRDEPEINLIAFIDVLLVVLIFLMLSTTYSKFTELQLTLPVADADQQRDRPKEIIVGVSADGRYSVNKQGVDDRSVSSVAAALSGAATAGRDSVVIISADANSPHQSVVTVMEAARHAGMSQITFATQSSASAGKAN
- a CDS encoding Dyp-type peroxidase; its protein translation is MTKAQAGILASLPEQGRYVFFTLAGASTDLQDSLRKLQANVDGQQVVVGLGLQVLQQLDRKLPLMREFPPLKGPEFAVPSTPYALCLWLRGDQRGELITLTARLATLLAPAFKLDHVVDAFVHQRSDNGHGRDLTGYEDGTENPEEDEAVAAGIAAEQGAGLDGCSYWALQQWEHDYSAFESMSTTQQDHAVGRRRSDNEELDDAPESAHVKRTAQESFEPEAFVVRRSMPWWSVSPQGSDRSGLMFSAFGCSFDAFEAQMRRMLGMDDGISDGLFRFSRPLTGCYFWCPPLSGGKLDLTALGLQA
- a CDS encoding MFS transporter, with amino-acid sequence MSQNSSHAAAAMPRKLVALFSCTSGASVANVYFAQPLLDRLAADFGVSLGAIGGVVTATQAGSVLALLFLVPLGDQLDRRRLARWQLVSLVLALVWLAMVQNAVGLMTGMLFVGLLGTAMTQGMIAYAASVAAPWERGRVVGAAQAGVVVGLLLARVWSGVIADLSSWRGVYAGSAVLMCMLAALIWRNLPPQIAPVQRLSYFELVGSMLAQLRTNRVLQVRGLLALLMFAVFSIFWSALALPLSAPPLSLPHSAIGAFGLIGAAGAFIAGRAGRWADRGWSHRVSAAALVLLLLAWIPLSFLDVSLWWLAVGILLLDLGCQALHVTNQAMIFQSSTQAHSRLVACYMLFYAMGSGAGALASTAVYARGGWIGVCILGACVSMVAFMVWAASVQRSGARSVCVQS
- a CDS encoding winged helix-turn-helix transcriptional regulator gives rise to the protein MAERKRMDTATCPVARALDVIGDRWSLLIVRDAFDGISRFSDFQKNLGVARNILAGRLKALVEAGILEAQPAADGTAYQQYMLTAKGQTLFPIVVGLRQWGEDNLFHHNEHHSRLVETASGQPIARLQVQSADGRSLAFKDVVVIEKSK
- the blaOXA gene encoding class D beta-lactamase; the protein is MNRRSLVLSALAAGFAQIAVAGQPFQEMTEWSRFFTEADAQGSIVVLDARAPAETTLVYNVSRAHRRYSPASTFKIPHSLFALDAGLLRDEFQVIPWDGMKRPTPAWNMDQNLRSAMRNSTVWVYERFAKELGDVRETGYLRKIGYGNAIATGDKPFWVEGELAISSFEQIAFLQRLYLNQLPFQLEHQRLVKDVMVNEAGPDWILRAKTGWTGQIGWWVGWVEWPGGPVFFALNMDTPNRLGDLAKRQSIARKVLRSMNALPTVP
- a CDS encoding TonB-dependent siderophore receptor, whose amino-acid sequence is MLAHSVHWALCAGVIATLPLAVTTAHAQTSQQHSYDIPAGPLDTALRSAAGQAGVALIFTPEQTAGRSSSGLRGSYTVEGAFGALLKGTDWQAVRQSNGGWALRRVPQISQTAAGSTAGETEMAAVTVTAAAERPVVAEGAYTPTGTVATATRMGMTLRETPQSVSVVTRQLMDDMALTAMPDVLEKTPGITVGRNDSERYTFYSRGFTIENFQFDGVPNTMDSANQYTTSLADSAIYERVEVVKGATGLLTGAGNPSAVVNLVRKKPTKELAASVEVGAGSWNRYRSTADVSGPLNAAGTVRGRVVVAGQNAESNVDYYSRDTRNFYAIVEADLTPNTLLSLGFDYMQSKADGSTFGHLPLFYSDGTRTDFSRSVNPAARWSYWDNDSRNLFGSIKHDFGGGWVLDASASHLTQSRDVVYGAAYNGTVNRVTGAGIRMIAGTIPTQTDVNTFNAALNGKFQLLGRSHDVMLGAGYSRQHRAAQLSNTVWTNIPNYFAWDGNIAQPTFTRSSDREIVVLEKGLSAATRLRPTDDLSVILGARASWYDMLDATTVLATGKSSVGNDLQVNRKITPYAGLVYDLNPQWSVYGSVTNIFNPQTYYKDASGNPLSPLTGLSKEVGVKGELLDGKLNTSVALFHIKQKNAAQYQGMNGASGEEIYTAIDGITSQGLEAELSGSIAPGWNLFGGYTYRTSKAPAQPDVVTPAVNTNQPRHLLKLGSTYRLRGDWSRWTVGGNVTWQTETYYQQPSAPYWRATQPSYAVVGLMARYEMDKHWSMSINVNNLFDKTYMPGLGSYGTGVYGDPRNVLVTARYRF